AACAATATCGTGTGTTGCCGAACCAGAAAGAGCCAGTGATATTCAACGTTAAAGGCGCGTCCGCTTCTGGCAAAAGCACGATACGCGGAGAACAACGGCGCATGGCGGAGCGGCTTGGTGTGCCGTGGGAGGACTTCGCGCTCATCAGCCCCGATTATTGGCGCAAGTATCTGCTGGAGTATGAGAGCCTTGGTGATGATTATAAATATGGCGCGATGCTAACAGGCCGCGAATTGGAAATCATCGACCGCAAGCTTGATCACTATATGAGCGAAAAAGCGAGCAAGCGCGGCATCTCCCATTTGCTGATTGATCGGTTCCGCTTTGATAGTTTTTCAACCAACCCCGTTGATGAAGCAAGCAGTCGATTACTCACGAGGTTTGGTCATACGATCTACCTGTTCTTCATGGTGACACCGCCAGATGCTCTTGTGGAACGCGCATGGGGACGGGGGCTTACAACAGGGCGTTATAAGGCGGTTGATGATCTGCTCTATCACAATATCGAGGCCTATACGGGCATGCCGAACCTGTTCTTTTCTTGGGTCCAATCAAAAGCAAAAGCGGTGCATTTTGAGTTCTTGGATAACTCGGTCAAGAAAGGAACGAAGCCAAAAACCGTGGCGCTTGGCTGGAATGATGAGATGATTGTCTATGACATTGAGGCCTTGCTGCAAATTGCTCGGTTTCAAGACATCAACATTGAAGCTGGTTCGCCAGATGAGATATTTGAAGACCAAAAGAGCGCCAATGATGCTGCCTTTTTGGAAAGCTGTGTCGAGCGATTATCGAAGGTGCGCTTTATCGAGCCGAAATCTGGTGAGTGCTATGCCTACACCCATGAGGGCGCGATTTGTCTTGCGAAGGGTGACAAGCATGCAAAGCAGAAACAAGCCATCAAAACGGCGCTCAAGGAGAGTGCGCTTAAGGTGATGGACGGTGAGGGCGACGCTCAAACCTTTGACCCAGACAAAGAACGCTTGTGCTCTGTTGGGGCATGGGGCTAGTAGGTGTTGAATGGTTTGCGAAGGGTAAGAAATGAAGCTGCAGGTTTTGATAACGGGGTTCTCGAAATTTCCTGGTGCGCCAGTAAACCCGACCGAGAGCTTGATTGAATGGCTTAAGGCGCAAGACCTATCGCGGTTTAACGCGGACTTTCATTTTCACCTGTTTAAGACGAGCTATGCCCAAGTGGATCGTGACTTGGCGGAGCTTTCAAAACAACTCAATCCAGACGTGGTGCTGCACTTCGGGCTAGACCAAAACGCCACGGGTTTTAAGCTGGAGGCCACGGGCAAAAACGCGCTGCATACGGATAAGCCAGATGTGGATGGCCATTGTCCAGCGGCGTGTATTTCTGCAGATGGGGCGAGCGAAATTCCGTCGACGTTTCCCACTCGATTGATTGGCGAGACGCTAAAGACCAAAGGCCTCAACGCACAACACTCCCATGATGCGGGCGGGTATTTGTGCAACTACCTGCTTTACCAAACGCTCAGCACCGACCACTGGCAAACCCCGCCGCGCTTTGCTGGCTTCATCCACGTACCGCACCTTGAGGATGACCGCGCCGTGGTTGAGGGCGTGAAGGGGGCAGAGAGCTTGTGCTTTATGGAGCGGGAGAGCTTGCGGGATGGGTGCTTGGTGATTGTTGATGTGTGTTTGGAAGGGCTGGCGCGCTGAATATCTTATTGTTTGTACCGCCCAAACGCACATCAGCGTAGCTGCGAGGTTTATCGTTCAATGCTATTTGTTATCCACATTGATCTAGCTGATCTTCTTTGAGCATATCGAGCAACACTTTTTTACGGTGAATAACGGGAAGGTAGCCTCGATTTTTATAGTACCACCATATCTCAAGCCGATCCGACCAACTCTGTTCGCCATGTAAATCTTCATAGAGTGAATCGGGACCATAAACGCCTTCAATGTCACCATGGTCGAGCGCGACCTTCTCCAAAATATCGAAGATTTTTAAGCAATTCTCTGCATCATATCCAGCTTGAATACAAAGACGTAGCGCATAAAGGTCAGCTTCGGCTTCATCATCACATCCGTTCACTAAACGATTGAGGTTGATTTTTAACATTCCAACAAGCGAGTCAATAAACTCAGGAGCCTGTTCTGAAATCCACCCGTTATCGTAATCAAGGTGGCCAAGTTTTAGATGAGCAAATTCATGACTGATTATGAAAGCTAATACTGCATCATCGGCACAGAGTTCTAATAATCTATGCGAAACGTAAATTTGCTGTTCAATTGTCACGAAAGCGGTGTGGATCGGCGCTCTAAGAATATGTACTGGAGTGTCTGACAGCTCGGGTTTGATCTTCGTGAGGGTTTTCACCACGCGATCTACGTTTTCCTTCGCCCAAGTGTCATGAATTACTTCAAATGATCCGGTAATAGTATTGTGTATTTCTTCATTGTTATTTTCCATAATATCTCCTAATTATTACGTGGTTATTTTTCTTTGTGGTTTCAAATGTAT
Above is a genomic segment from Hyphomicrobiales bacterium containing:
- a CDS encoding M48 family metalloprotease, which translates into the protein MENNNEEIHNTITGSFEVIHDTWAKENVDRVVKTLTKIKPELSDTPVHILRAPIHTAFVTIEQQIYVSHRLLELCADDAVLAFIISHEFAHLKLGHLDYDNGWISEQAPEFIDSLVGMLKINLNRLVNGCDDEAEADLYALRLCIQAGYDAENCLKIFDILEKVALDHGDIEGVYGPDSLYEDLHGEQSWSDRLEIWWYYKNRGYLPVIHRKKVLLDMLKEDQLDQCG